A stretch of DNA from Methanoplanus endosymbiosus:
ATTTTCCGGATCTTTTGGTTAAATCGCCTTAATGGAGGATATATCCATATTCGTGGCTCTTAACTTTATATCCGGATTGAAAAATGTATTGTTTTATTGATGATTATTCAGTCAAGCGGTACTGTCTCAAGCTGTGATACCAGTCCCCAGATTCTTGTTCTTGCATGAACAGGCATATTAGGGTCGTTTGAGATCTCATCGATCATTGAAATTGCTGTTGCAGCGCGAAGGCCGAGAGTCTGTTTCTCATTGGTAAGGACTTTTTTTGTCTCGTCTGCAACCTTTCTGATGTTTCTTGGGATTGTTGAATCCTCTGTTATCTGCTGGAGCATCATTACGCAGTTACTTATGATTTTTTCAGGTTCTGCCATATTATATCACCATCTTATTATTAATTGGTGGTTGAGCATATATAAGATGTAGAGATGGTGCATAAATGAGAAAGCCTGAGGATATTATGGCCGATTACCTTTTGAAAGGTGGTAAAATGCTTGAAAAGACATGCTCTGTCTGTGGTTCGCCTCTTTTTATTGTTAAAGGGGAGACGTTATGTGTAGTCTGTGCGGAAAATCCGCCTGTTGCAGCAGAGCCTCCTGTTGTTCATGAATCTGCAAAGAAAAGTGAGATTGCCAATAATGACAGTGAATATAGTAATGGGTGCATAAGCGCGCCCGATGCCTCTTCCTACGTCAGAAATTCCGTCAGATCTTCTGCCGGAAACATGGCTGAAAATATTCCGGAAGTGAAAGATTTCCACCCGGATTCTCTGTATCTTGATATTGAGGATACAATAAAGGACTTATGTGAACGAATCAGGGATACTGCAAACCCCGGTGACTGTCTTACTTATATGAGATGTATTAAGACCGGAACAGGTGCGCTGAACGAACTGAAAAAGAGATAGTTTTTTTGGC
This window harbors:
- a CDS encoding UPF0147 family protein, with amino-acid sequence MAEPEKIISNCVMMLQQITEDSTIPRNIRKVADETKKVLTNEKQTLGLRAATAISMIDEISNDPNMPVHARTRIWGLVSQLETVPLD
- a CDS encoding Sjogren's syndrome/scleroderma autoantigen 1 family protein, which translates into the protein MRKPEDIMADYLLKGGKMLEKTCSVCGSPLFIVKGETLCVVCAENPPVAAEPPVVHESAKKSEIANNDSEYSNGCISAPDASSYVRNSVRSSAGNMAENIPEVKDFHPDSLYLDIEDTIKDLCERIRDTANPGDCLTYMRCIKTGTGALNELKKR